Genomic segment of Bemisia tabaci chromosome 9, PGI_BMITA_v3:
TAAACTCTTACCtctgaggagcgacgatttgtccCACAGATTTGCAAACTCCCAATCAAAACGATTTCAAATTCTCTGTGctcttttttctcattattcGCAGGGAGAGCAACATGCGAATGTTTTTTGTGTCTTACCCTCTTCACTTGCACTGTATCCTAGCTCTTCACAGCAGTTTCGGTCATATCACTGTATGTCTTAACAGCAAAATCGAATTTTGTGGCAGATTCTCGTGATTCTCAAGATCGAAACGGTCGGTTGCCGGCTATTTCCAAAGCGGAATTccacgaattttaaaaatttcttcgaAAAGTCTCATTACCTAAGATGACTTCTCATCTCTCATACGCTTAACTTCTAGGCCTTTTGAGTAATACACTGTTGGAATTGATAAGGGGTTGCCTGCTTATTCTGCAATGTCGGTCCCTACCGTATGGAATGGCAAGGTTGGGATTACATGCGGAATTAGGAGTTCCTTAACATTATTCGGCATGCATTTGTTGTTACCAACCCAGTAGAATGTCACGAGCTTTTCAATATCTTTGACATAAGTTGGCCAAAATGTAATTGATTTAACTTTCTCTACAGTTTTATTTATTCTTCAGTAAGCATCCCCGTGCAAAAGTTTCAAGTAATGAGGCTGTAATTTAGCAGGAATTATAACCTACTTGTTGGTCATTCTGCCATCCACAGAAAATGTGTCGAAACTCCATCAAAGATTAGCATTATCTCCATATAGACTGTTCTATTGCGGGAAATTCTGGTCACCACGATGCTTCATTTTGTCAATTGGAGTCCCCAGTGATTTAAAATACTACCGTTCCTCCAGAATTATGACGGCTTACTGATGTTTCTTTGGAAAGTGCGTCAATGTTTTTTTATCGTTCTGCAAGAGATCTCCTTTTTATCAAAGAAGGTGAATTTGACGAGCACTTGCTTTCAAAACTGTGTTTTCTATTTTATCGGAAGATAGTCCGAAATTTTCTTACTGAAATGTGTGTCTCCATAGGCAGCTAGTTGCTCCGTACTCCCTCGAAATTCCGACGAAGATGAACAGGTCCGTAAAGATCTCGACACCTTATTGACGCATCAAGAAGAAACTTTGGAGAGCATCGATTTGCATTTGAAAGACAGTTTTGACTTCATCGAATCAGCAAGGAAAGACATCAAGTCCGCCAACAGCTGTGATGAAGGTATAAAATAGCATGATTCCATTCAAAAAATTCTATGTTAAGAATGAAGGAGAGAAACATATTTAAAATCAACTAAGTACTTTACTACAGGAGTAAACGTCTTGATAGGCGGACATTCTCAACAGAGTAGTGATTAATCATACAACTGTGAAAGTAATTCTATCAATCAATTTTTACTATCTAGTAATGAATTTTCATTAGTGAATTCATTGAATTTCATTAGTAAACAACATACAACAGTTGAGCATACGGTGACTGCAGAAATCTATCAAACCTCGATGcatgcgttttgcgattttaacATTTAACTCGGAACAGAAGTATGATTGTCATCATACCTAATATAAAATGACCAAGTGCTGTTTTGCTTTAGTGCGAAATCCCTCTCAAACACAACGATGATTTTGTGCTTATGGATATTTAGCGTTTTCCTCTCTTGCTCGTGTCGTTTCCAGTGCGTGAAGCGTTGGATGAGGTAATGAATTTCCTGCGTAAGGATGAGGACGAATGCTCAAAGGAAACCATCGCGGCAATCTGCGGGAACTTGTGTTTGCTATCGAAATACGACGAGAAACAGAAAAACGAATGCCAAGTCAGCGATTCCCACGAAAAGAAGAGACAGGTCAGTAACGTCTCTCAATAAGATCTATGTAGTACTCGATAAAAATCAGCTTAGGGTATTACGAGACCGTTCGTAAAATACGTGACGATCCAAGGTTGGGAGGAGGGTCGAGGATAGCGTTACgctttttttggcgcgtatacgtagtataccgcctttgcgatcgtttcgaccccccccctcgatacaataaccgagtcccctagttccttaccgaaaagtgactaccgcgaacttctgagattttccaaagcgtgtaaaaagtttactaatccgtcaataataatgattaaaatttgtttctcattctggggctcgctagtttatgtgtaatgaataccaagagtctacgtttcttggttttttttaaaaaaaccttagaatggggcgcgctgatttaaaatatgcatatataagcggaagcaagcgaactgattcgaggatggctgaccagttcggcactccttgaatgagaatttcactcactccgttttgttcacaacgttgctttgacatatctccacaacactgttatccttttcaaaagttggtactccttgctctgatagccggggccaccaggatagt
This window contains:
- the LOC109036075 gene encoding uncharacterized protein; protein product: MGAKIKVVFFATLAVLLFQAASCSVLPRNSDEDEQVRKDLDTLLTHQEETLESIDLHLKDSFDFIESARKDIKSANSCDEVREALDEVMNFLRKDEDECSKETIAAICGNLCLLSKYDEKQKNECQVSDSHEKKRQVPLEESDSECNLSKEKDRALKKLTKARGNYEGDIKRSRWVSIKAFDTIYIGCPKTTESKSVFQKQ